In the genome of Rhodoferax fermentans, one region contains:
- a CDS encoding ABC transporter permease yields MGWTWVAHQSARLLGQGALVAGAVGALSFVMTRALPGDAAYRIAAGRYGYDLVDTAAADAVRSELGLDQPAWQQLLHWLGDLLQLRLGESMVSGDPVVDEITHQLGHTLQLSVAAWLLAITLGLLLGSWVALRGGHWSARWIQPVCTLLRASPAFVLGVVLMLGLGVHLDWLPVAGHGEAINLVLPALALALTLLPGMTQVVSQRLQQVLASDAFEFALTKGLPLRAALWRHALAPLALGTLAYAGMQLVLLVEGVVVVESLVAWPGIGHALVHAVLSRDVPMIQGTALAMGLLFVLLNGLMDAAVQWLDPRLREPAGRRSAT; encoded by the coding sequence ATGGGCTGGACATGGGTAGCCCATCAGAGTGCACGTTTGCTGGGCCAGGGTGCCCTGGTGGCTGGCGCCGTGGGGGCGCTGAGTTTTGTCATGACGCGGGCCCTGCCCGGTGATGCGGCCTACCGCATTGCCGCAGGTCGTTATGGGTACGACCTGGTCGACACAGCGGCGGCCGATGCAGTGCGCAGCGAACTGGGCCTGGACCAGCCCGCCTGGCAGCAACTGCTGCACTGGCTGGGCGACCTGCTGCAACTGCGGCTGGGTGAATCGATGGTGTCGGGCGACCCGGTGGTCGATGAAATCACCCACCAGCTCGGACACACACTGCAGCTCTCTGTGGCCGCGTGGCTGTTGGCCATCACCCTGGGCTTGCTCTTGGGCAGCTGGGTGGCTTTACGTGGCGGCCACTGGAGTGCCCGCTGGATCCAGCCAGTGTGCACGTTGCTGCGGGCCAGCCCGGCCTTTGTGCTGGGCGTGGTGCTGATGCTGGGCCTGGGTGTGCATCTGGACTGGCTGCCGGTGGCAGGCCATGGCGAGGCCATCAACCTGGTGTTGCCCGCTCTGGCCCTGGCTCTGACCCTGCTGCCCGGCATGACCCAGGTGGTGAGTCAGCGGCTGCAGCAGGTGCTGGCCTCTGACGCTTTTGAGTTCGCGCTGACCAAGGGTTTGCCACTGCGCGCTGCCCTGTGGCGCCACGCCCTGGCGCCGCTGGCGCTGGGCACCCTGGCCTATGCGGGCATGCAACTGGTGCTGCTGGTCGAAGGTGTGGTGGTGGTGGAAAGCCTGGTGGCCTGGCCCGGCATTGGCCATGCGCTGGTGCATGCTGTCCTCTCGCGCGATGTGCCCATGATCCAGGGCACGGCGCTGGCCATGGGTCTGCTGTTTGTGCTGCTCAATGGGCTCATGGATGCCGCCGTGCAATGGCTGGACCCGCGTCTGCGCGAGCCCGCTGGCAGAAGGAGTGCAACATGA
- a CDS encoding ABC transporter permease codes for MSAASPSAIVTSPAPLGRWGVWVLLAVLLLGLLSTWLGPDPAIQNLDQSLAAPSTSHWLGTDHLGRDLLARLGEAVRVSFWLALGSALLAVGLGTVLGLCAAWQRGLTERLLCLCADGVAAIPGLLWVLLVAALAPGQKWALYSGLVLTAWVEFFRLVRSRASMTLAGDAVQAGRLLGFGAPYLLRWHVLPPLQSDLLRLWSYAVANAVLAVAALGFVGVGLRPPTAELGLMMTEALPYYDEAPWLLAGPVLLLVLTVAALQSATRPHERESA; via the coding sequence ATGAGCGCCGCGTCACCCTCTGCCATCGTGACGTCGCCTGCACCGCTGGGACGCTGGGGCGTTTGGGTCCTGCTGGCGGTGTTGCTGCTGGGCCTGCTGAGCACCTGGCTGGGGCCAGACCCCGCCATCCAGAACCTGGACCAGAGCCTGGCCGCCCCCAGCACCAGCCATTGGCTGGGCACCGACCACTTGGGCCGCGACCTGCTGGCCCGCCTGGGCGAGGCGGTGCGTGTGTCGTTCTGGCTGGCGCTGGGCTCAGCCCTGCTGGCTGTGGGGCTGGGCACCGTGCTGGGGCTGTGCGCCGCCTGGCAGCGCGGGCTGACCGAGCGCCTGCTGTGTCTGTGTGCCGATGGTGTGGCGGCCATCCCTGGCTTGCTCTGGGTGCTGCTGGTGGCCGCGCTGGCACCGGGGCAAAAATGGGCGCTCTACAGCGGGCTGGTGCTCACCGCCTGGGTGGAGTTCTTCCGCCTGGTGCGCAGCCGCGCCAGCATGACCCTGGCGGGTGATGCGGTGCAGGCCGGGCGCCTGCTGGGTTTTGGTGCGCCTTACCTGTTGCGCTGGCATGTGCTGCCGCCCCTGCAGTCCGATCTGCTGCGCCTGTGGAGCTACGCCGTGGCCAACGCGGTGCTGGCGGTCGCGGCCCTGGGTTTTGTGGGGGTGGGCCTGCGCCCGCCCACGGCCGAACTGGGTCTGATGATGACCGAGGCCCTACCCTACTACGACGAAGCCCCGTGGCTGCTGGCCGGCCCGGTGCTCTTGCTGGTACTGACGGTGGCCGCCCTGCAATCGGCCACGCGGCCGCATGAAAGAGAGAGCGCATGA
- a CDS encoding ABC transporter ATP-binding protein, producing the protein MNAPLLQVKDLRIHLQPNAQQPKGRTLLEACSFALNAGERLTMVGESGAGKSLLAQAIMGTLPAALRASGAISIGGVATNGERALTQALWGRRMMMLPQEPWSALNPLMRMHSQVAEAAHFARGLDWPTARQQASTRLQAVGVGHAAQQWLHQISGGMAQRVGVACAAVAQASLLIADEPTKGLDPQACAQVAQLLMAAQTQGQALLTITHDLDLAAQLGGQIVVMRQGQIVEQGPVQQVLQQPQHAYTQALIAAQPKHWANYPFAATGEAEPVIQAHGLSKCYGERRLFDGLDLALQAGEVVAISGPSGCGKTTLGNVLLGVVQADAGQVQHRTGLPRWKFQKLYQDPPAAFSAFRTLGQALADVRQLHGLSDAQQTQWMQALGLDEGLLARRPHEVSGGELQRFALLRLMLLQPAFLFADEPTSRLDPITQRHTMQVLCDCAAQSGCAVLLVSHDADLARSSSHRHLSMADLGRQTPPQHASETLCFQ; encoded by the coding sequence ATGAACGCCCCCCTGTTGCAGGTCAAGGACCTGCGTATCCACCTCCAGCCCAATGCACAGCAGCCGAAAGGGCGTACCCTGCTGGAAGCCTGCAGTTTTGCCCTGAACGCTGGTGAGCGCCTCACCATGGTGGGGGAATCAGGTGCGGGCAAGTCGCTGCTGGCCCAGGCCATCATGGGCACCTTGCCTGCGGCCTTGCGGGCCAGTGGCGCCATCTCGATCGGTGGTGTGGCGACCAACGGCGAGCGCGCCCTGACCCAAGCGCTGTGGGGTCGGCGCATGATGATGCTGCCGCAGGAGCCCTGGTCGGCACTGAACCCGCTGATGCGCATGCACAGCCAGGTGGCCGAGGCCGCCCATTTTGCGCGCGGCCTGGACTGGCCCACGGCCAGACAACAAGCCAGCACCCGCTTGCAGGCTGTGGGCGTGGGACATGCCGCACAACAATGGCTGCACCAGATTTCAGGTGGCATGGCCCAACGTGTGGGTGTGGCCTGCGCCGCCGTGGCACAGGCCAGCCTGTTGATCGCCGATGAGCCCACCAAAGGCCTGGACCCGCAGGCCTGCGCGCAAGTGGCACAGCTGTTGATGGCGGCCCAGACCCAGGGGCAGGCCCTGCTCACCATCACCCACGACCTGGACCTGGCCGCCCAGCTGGGTGGCCAGATCGTTGTCATGCGCCAAGGCCAGATCGTGGAACAGGGCCCGGTCCAGCAGGTGCTGCAGCAGCCGCAACATGCCTACACCCAGGCCCTGATCGCTGCCCAACCCAAACACTGGGCCAACTATCCCTTTGCCGCAACTGGCGAGGCTGAACCGGTGATACAAGCGCATGGCCTGAGCAAGTGCTACGGCGAGCGCCGCTTGTTTGACGGGCTGGACCTGGCGCTGCAGGCGGGTGAAGTGGTGGCCATCAGCGGCCCCAGCGGTTGTGGCAAAACCACGCTGGGCAATGTGTTGCTGGGTGTGGTGCAGGCGGATGCCGGACAGGTACAACACCGCACCGGCCTGCCCCGCTGGAAGTTCCAGAAGCTCTACCAGGACCCGCCTGCCGCGTTTTCAGCTTTTCGCACCCTGGGTCAGGCATTGGCCGATGTGCGCCAGCTGCATGGCCTGTCCGATGCCCAACAAACCCAGTGGATGCAGGCCCTGGGTCTGGATGAGGGCCTGTTGGCGCGGCGGCCCCACGAGGTCTCGGGTGGGGAGTTGCAACGTTTTGCGCTGCTGCGCCTGATGCTGCTGCAGCCGGCCTTCCTCTTTGCCGACGAGCCCACCTCGCGCCTGGACCCGATCACCCAGCGCCACACCATGCAGGTGCTGTGTGACTGCGCAGCGCAATCGGGCTGTGCGGTGCTGCTGGTCAGCCACGATGCCGACCTGGCCCGCAGCAGCAGCCACCGGCATTTGTCGATGGCCGACCTGGGCCGCCAGACGCCACCCCAACATGCCTCTGAAACACTCTGTTTTCAGTAG
- the crtA gene encoding spheroidene monooxygenase has protein sequence MTTVCLSIFHFESVLDRLWVVGQMAWARGPLNNMPDLQFYKLLGSGTGEGFTPQPNTAVWGIFTVWPDEATARQQIANQALFQQWRAKSDEHWTVYLNPISAKGLWGGKVPFTADNYDSNAMPDGPLVALTRAQVKLGAATRFWSRAPNISQMIGADPNVVFKIGMGETPLFYQMTFSIWPDGQSMAAFARGNTYHGKAIASAYSEKWLVEYFFARFRLLGSEGSWKGQDPLAALAKLAPAKPAASVEEFEPA, from the coding sequence ATGACCACCGTCTGCCTGAGCATCTTTCACTTCGAGTCCGTGCTGGACAGGTTATGGGTGGTTGGCCAGATGGCCTGGGCGCGGGGGCCGCTCAACAACATGCCCGACCTGCAGTTCTACAAGCTGCTGGGCTCTGGTACGGGCGAGGGTTTCACGCCCCAACCCAACACGGCGGTCTGGGGCATCTTCACCGTCTGGCCAGATGAAGCCACGGCCCGCCAACAGATCGCCAACCAGGCACTGTTCCAACAATGGCGCGCCAAGTCGGATGAACACTGGACGGTCTACCTCAACCCAATATCCGCCAAAGGCCTGTGGGGTGGCAAGGTGCCGTTCACTGCCGACAACTACGACTCCAACGCCATGCCAGACGGCCCGCTGGTGGCGCTGACCCGGGCGCAGGTCAAACTCGGTGCCGCCACCCGCTTCTGGAGCCGTGCGCCCAACATTTCCCAGATGATTGGTGCCGACCCGAACGTGGTGTTCAAGATCGGCATGGGTGAGACGCCGCTGTTCTACCAGATGACCTTCTCGATCTGGCCCGATGGCCAGTCGATGGCGGCTTTTGCACGGGGCAACACTTACCACGGCAAAGCCATCGCGTCCGCCTATTCGGAGAAGTGGCTGGTGGAGTATTTCTTTGCCCGCTTCCGGCTGCTCGGCAGTGAGGGCAGCTGGAAAGGCCAAGACCCGCTGGCCGCGCTCGCCAAGCTGGCACCGGCCAAGCCTGCGGCCTCCGTCGAGGAATTCGAGCCCGCTTGA
- a CDS encoding HDOD domain-containing protein: MKLKHLIDQPDKMPTISKVGQKLIASFNDDEVSVSQIAEQLALDPALSARVLRLANSPYFKVPRSIETVEAALQTLGLVMVRNLVIGSTVAAAFKATTGLDLKQFWRYNLYTACASRWLASQADVDADRVFTLGVMHAIGQLHMHVMMPADLVALNKQMSVLDTRRAQLELDAFGFHYGDVSAELAQVWHFPLSLVDALRHVAQPLAAPNFSEAAAWVHLGAWRASVEVLALGYKAQLDCYPLAVARRLHLNLEPNWTPALAEAGHRDARGVMPPLAELSGGLEALFE; this comes from the coding sequence ATGAAACTCAAGCACCTGATTGACCAGCCCGACAAAATGCCCACCATTTCCAAAGTGGGCCAGAAACTCATTGCCAGTTTCAACGATGACGAGGTGTCGGTCAGCCAGATTGCCGAGCAGCTGGCGCTGGACCCGGCCTTGAGCGCCAGAGTGCTGCGGCTGGCCAACTCGCCCTATTTCAAGGTACCGCGCAGCATTGAGACGGTCGAGGCAGCGCTGCAGACGCTGGGTCTGGTGATGGTGCGCAACCTGGTGATTGGCAGCACGGTGGCCGCAGCCTTCAAGGCCACGACGGGGCTCGATCTGAAGCAGTTCTGGCGCTACAACCTGTACACCGCCTGTGCCTCGCGCTGGTTGGCGAGCCAGGCCGATGTGGATGCCGACCGGGTTTTCACGCTGGGGGTGATGCATGCCATTGGTCAGCTGCACATGCATGTGATGATGCCGGCAGACCTGGTGGCGCTGAACAAACAAATGAGTGTGCTGGATACCCGGCGAGCGCAACTGGAGCTTGATGCGTTTGGTTTTCACTATGGTGACGTGTCGGCTGAGCTGGCGCAGGTCTGGCATTTCCCGCTCTCGCTGGTGGATGCGCTGCGCCACGTGGCCCAGCCCCTGGCAGCTCCCAATTTTTCGGAAGCAGCCGCCTGGGTGCATCTGGGGGCCTGGCGCGCCAGTGTCGAGGTGCTGGCCCTGGGTTACAAGGCCCAGCTGGACTGTTACCCCTTGGCGGTGGCCAGGCGGCTGCATCTGAACCTGGAGCCGAACTGGACACCCGCGCTGGCCGAAGCCGGTCACCGGGATGCCCGGGGGGTGATGCCCCCCTTGGCCGAACTGAGTGGTGGTCTGGAAGCTCTGTTTGAGTGA
- a CDS encoding HDOD domain-containing protein, whose amino-acid sequence MDLKSLIDIPSKLPTIPKLGQQLLASFGAEQVSVAEISKQLAADPALSAKLLKLANSAYFQVSHTIGTVDGALQMLGLVMVRNLVLGSTVAAAYKATPGLDLPQFWRYNLETACAARWLAERTGFNADRVFTLALLHAIGQLQLHAIAPQTMAPLDQQMSVLHPGRPQLEVRTLGFHCGDVSAELALAWNLPLPLVDALRHIVDPLAAPEFLEAAALVHMGAWRARAEVLGWSDAEQVANYPFDVGERLYLQANWTPALAAQSHTDALLLMPPLAELTQGLDALFE is encoded by the coding sequence ATGGACCTCAAAAGCCTGATCGACATCCCCAGCAAGTTGCCCACCATCCCGAAGTTGGGCCAGCAGCTTTTGGCCAGTTTTGGTGCTGAGCAGGTGTCGGTGGCCGAGATCAGCAAGCAGCTTGCCGCCGATCCGGCCTTGAGCGCCAAATTGCTCAAGCTGGCCAATTCGGCCTATTTCCAGGTCTCGCACACCATCGGTACGGTCGATGGTGCACTGCAGATGTTGGGCCTGGTGATGGTGCGTAATCTGGTGCTGGGCAGCACCGTGGCGGCGGCCTACAAGGCGACACCCGGTCTGGATTTGCCGCAGTTCTGGCGCTACAACCTCGAGACGGCGTGCGCCGCACGGTGGCTGGCCGAACGTACTGGCTTCAACGCTGATCGGGTGTTCACGCTGGCCTTGTTACATGCCATTGGCCAGTTGCAACTGCATGCCATCGCGCCACAGACCATGGCCCCGCTGGACCAGCAAATGAGTGTGTTGCACCCGGGGCGCCCGCAACTGGAGGTGCGCACGCTGGGCTTCCATTGCGGTGATGTGTCGGCCGAACTGGCCTTGGCGTGGAATTTGCCGCTGCCTTTGGTGGACGCACTGCGCCACATCGTGGACCCGCTGGCGGCGCCTGAATTTCTGGAGGCGGCGGCTCTGGTGCATATGGGGGCGTGGCGTGCCCGCGCCGAGGTGCTGGGCTGGAGCGACGCGGAGCAGGTCGCGAACTACCCGTTTGATGTGGGTGAACGGCTGTACCTGCAAGCCAACTGGACCCCCGCGCTGGCAGCGCAATCCCACACTGACGCGCTGCTGCTGATGCCGCCCCTGGCCGAACTGACCCAGGGCCTGGACGCCTTGTTTGAGTGA
- the msrA gene encoding peptide-methionine (S)-S-oxide reductase MsrA — translation MPTAHHTITLGGGCFWCLDAVYAKVKGIVAVESGYCNGHVAQPTYEQVCTGRTGHAEVVKLVFDPGQISLREILEIFFVIHDPTTLNAQGNDHGSQYRSGIYFTDASQQQVAQDIVQELMASGIYTRPIVTEVLPLHNYSAAEDYHQDFFARNPHQGYCLAVAAPKVAKFRKTFARLALD, via the coding sequence ATGCCAACAGCACATCACACCATCACCCTGGGCGGAGGTTGTTTTTGGTGCCTGGATGCGGTTTACGCCAAGGTTAAGGGCATCGTGGCGGTGGAGTCGGGCTACTGCAACGGCCACGTCGCGCAGCCCACCTATGAGCAGGTCTGCACCGGACGCACTGGGCATGCCGAGGTGGTTAAGCTGGTGTTTGACCCAGGCCAGATCAGTTTGCGTGAGATCCTGGAGATCTTTTTTGTCATCCATGACCCGACCACGCTCAACGCCCAGGGCAATGACCACGGCAGCCAGTACCGCAGTGGTATTTATTTCACGGACGCCAGCCAGCAGCAGGTGGCGCAGGACATCGTTCAGGAGCTGATGGCCAGCGGCATTTACACACGCCCCATCGTGACCGAGGTGCTGCCCTTGCACAACTACAGTGCTGCCGAGGACTACCACCAAGACTTCTTTGCGCGCAACCCGCACCAGGGCTATTGCCTGGCGGTGGCGGCACCCAAGGTGGCCAAGTTCAGGAAAACCTTTGCCCGTCTGGCATTGGATTGA
- the ntrC gene encoding nitrogen regulation protein NR(I): MKPIWIVDDDQSIRFVLEKALLRDNLPTRSFTNARDVLSALDDDSDRGPQVLVSDIRMPGGSGLDLLEKIKAKLPGLPVIIMTAYSDLDSAVSAFQGGAFEYLPKPFDLPKAVELIRRAVEESQREEVAEERITEAPEMLGQAPAMQDVFRAIGRLSQSNVTVMVTGESGSGKELVARALHKHSPRASGPFVAINTAAIPKDLLESELFGHERGAFTGAQTMRRGRFEQADGGTLFLDEIGDMPFDLQTRLLRVLSDGHFYRVGGHGAVKTNVRVIAATHQNLEQRVKEGVFREDLFHRLNVIRLRLPALRERREDIPALTRHFLQQSAAQLGVEPKRISEAALAWLSDFSFPGNVRQLENICHWLTVMAPAQLIEPKDLPPEVEVTHGANRSLPASTSRVAEVVQAFPAGLAEVMAKPAGVQADALSGAHLDDVELRVAEVAAALPQPSSWELGLEADAHALLATDRCDVWDELTRRFESRLILAALASTRGRRIEAAQRLGIGRNTITRKIQELGLE; this comes from the coding sequence ATGAAGCCCATCTGGATTGTTGACGATGACCAGTCGATCCGCTTCGTGCTTGAAAAAGCGCTCTTGCGTGACAACCTGCCCACCCGCAGTTTTACCAATGCCCGTGATGTCCTGAGTGCCCTGGACGACGACAGCGACCGCGGACCGCAGGTGCTGGTCAGTGACATCCGTATGCCAGGCGGCTCCGGTCTGGACCTGCTCGAAAAAATCAAGGCCAAGTTGCCCGGTCTGCCGGTCATCATCATGACGGCGTATTCGGACCTGGACAGCGCGGTATCGGCGTTTCAGGGCGGTGCGTTTGAGTATCTGCCCAAGCCGTTTGATTTGCCCAAGGCGGTGGAGCTGATCCGCCGTGCGGTCGAAGAGAGCCAGCGCGAGGAAGTGGCCGAAGAACGTATCACCGAAGCCCCGGAAATGCTCGGCCAGGCACCCGCCATGCAGGATGTGTTCCGGGCCATCGGGCGATTGAGCCAGAGCAATGTCACGGTCATGGTCACTGGTGAGTCGGGTTCCGGCAAAGAACTCGTCGCCAGAGCACTCCACAAGCACTCACCCCGCGCCAGTGGGCCATTTGTTGCTATCAATACTGCTGCAATTCCGAAAGACCTGCTGGAGTCTGAATTGTTTGGCCACGAACGGGGGGCCTTCACCGGTGCCCAGACCATGCGCCGTGGCCGTTTTGAACAGGCCGATGGTGGCACCTTGTTCCTGGACGAAATCGGTGACATGCCGTTTGACCTGCAGACCCGTTTGCTGCGGGTGCTGTCAGATGGTCACTTTTACAGGGTCGGTGGCCATGGTGCGGTCAAGACCAATGTGCGGGTGATTGCCGCGACCCACCAGAATCTGGAGCAACGGGTCAAGGAAGGGGTGTTCCGCGAAGACTTGTTCCACCGTCTGAACGTCATCCGCCTGCGTCTTCCTGCGCTGCGTGAACGGCGCGAGGACATCCCCGCGCTGACCCGCCATTTCCTGCAGCAAAGTGCAGCCCAACTGGGTGTGGAACCCAAGCGGATTTCCGAGGCTGCTCTGGCCTGGCTCAGCGATTTTTCATTTCCCGGCAATGTGCGTCAGCTCGAGAACATCTGCCACTGGCTCACCGTCATGGCCCCCGCCCAGTTGATAGAACCCAAGGACTTGCCGCCCGAGGTGGAGGTGACCCATGGCGCCAACCGGTCCTTGCCTGCGTCCACCAGCAGGGTGGCTGAGGTGGTCCAGGCGTTTCCGGCCGGTTTGGCGGAAGTCATGGCCAAACCGGCGGGTGTTCAGGCGGATGCGCTGTCAGGTGCCCATCTGGATGATGTCGAACTGCGTGTGGCAGAGGTTGCGGCCGCGTTGCCCCAGCCGTCCAGCTGGGAGCTGGGCCTGGAGGCTGATGCCCACGCCCTGTTGGCCACCGACCGTTGTGATGTGTGGGACGAACTCACCCGCCGTTTTGAGTCCCGCCTGATCCTGGCGGCCCTGGCCAGCACCCGGGGCCGGCGTATCGAGGCGGCGCAAAGACTGGGCATCGGGCGCAACACCATCACCCGCAAAATCCAGGAGCTGGGTCTGGAATAG
- the glnL gene encoding nitrogen regulation protein NR(II), with translation MIPSSSVNAERYKAFDLLATLVAVVRSDGTVLFVNAAMEDALGMSRRIIVGAHFPDCFTQPEHLRTILTGVGGNDFSALRYDAALLRVSRDALPVHVIVTLTEGPEIIAELLPLEQQARQDREERLAEQALANKELIRNLAHEIKNPLGGIRGAAQLLEMELASPDLNEYTQVIIHEADRLQSLVDRLLAPHRKAHVVGDVNIHEVCERVRSLILAEFPKGLEVVQDYDTSIPELRGDREQLIQALLNIAHNACQALSERIAQGDGRITFRTRVARQTTFGKQRYRLALELHVMDNGPGVPDSIKDRIFYPLVSGREGGSGLGLTLAQTFVQQHQGLIECDSSPGLTDFKILIPLP, from the coding sequence ATGATCCCTTCATCCTCGGTCAACGCCGAGCGCTACAAGGCCTTTGATTTGCTGGCCACCCTGGTGGCGGTGGTGCGTAGCGACGGCACCGTGTTATTTGTCAATGCGGCCATGGAGGACGCGCTGGGCATGTCACGCCGCATCATTGTGGGCGCCCATTTTCCGGACTGCTTCACCCAGCCGGAGCATTTACGCACCATTCTGACGGGCGTGGGTGGCAACGACTTTTCGGCCTTGCGTTACGACGCCGCCTTGCTGCGGGTCAGCCGTGACGCTTTGCCCGTGCATGTGATTGTGACCCTCACCGAGGGGCCGGAGATCATTGCCGAGCTCCTGCCGCTGGAGCAACAAGCCCGGCAAGACCGCGAGGAGCGTCTGGCTGAACAGGCGTTGGCCAACAAGGAGCTGATCCGCAATCTGGCGCATGAGATCAAAAACCCGCTGGGCGGGATTCGTGGTGCGGCCCAGTTGTTGGAGATGGAGTTGGCCTCGCCTGACCTCAACGAATACACCCAGGTCATCATCCATGAGGCAGACCGCCTGCAGTCGCTGGTGGACCGGCTGCTGGCGCCGCATCGCAAGGCGCATGTGGTGGGAGATGTCAATATCCATGAGGTGTGTGAACGGGTCCGCTCGCTGATCCTGGCAGAGTTTCCCAAGGGGCTGGAGGTGGTGCAGGACTATGACACCTCCATTCCTGAGCTGCGGGGCGACCGCGAGCAGCTGATCCAGGCCCTGCTGAACATCGCCCACAATGCCTGCCAGGCCCTCTCAGAGCGCATTGCGCAGGGGGATGGTCGCATCACTTTTCGCACCCGGGTGGCGCGTCAGACCACCTTTGGCAAACAACGTTACCGGTTGGCACTGGAATTGCATGTGATGGACAACGGGCCTGGGGTGCCAGACTCGATCAAAGACCGTATTTTTTATCCGTTGGTGTCCGGACGTGAGGGTGGTTCCGGGCTGGGGCTGACATTGGCACAAACCTTTGTCCAGCAACACCAGGGTTTGATCGAGTGTGACAGCTCTCCCGGATTGACTGATTTCAAGATACTGATTCCTCTGCCCTGA
- the glnA gene encoding type I glutamate--ammonia ligase, translated as MAKTVADVMKMVKDNEVKFVDFRFTDTRGQEQHVTVPVSHFDEDKFSSGHAFDGSSIAGWKGIEASDMQLMPDPNTANIDPFFEETTLFLSCDVVEPGDGKAYDRDPRSIARRAEAYLKASGIGDTAFFGPEPEFFIFDNVRWNTDMSGTFFKIEEYEAPWNSGAKLEGGNRGHRPTVKGGYFPVPPIDSTQDMRAEMVLILESLGIPVEVFHHEVAGAGQNEIGTKFSTLVERADWTQVLKYVVQNVANAYGKTATFMPKPIVGDNGSGMHVHQSIWKDGKNLFAGDGYAGLSDFALYYIGGIIKHARALNAITNPGTNSYKRLVPGFEAPVKLAYSAKNRSASIRIPFVANPKGRRIEARFPDPLMNPYLGFSALMMAGLDGVENKIHPGEAATKDLYHLPPEENALIPTVCHSLDQALECLDADRSFLTKGGVFTDSMLDAYIELKMTEVTRLRMATHPIEFDMYYSL; from the coding sequence ATGGCCAAGACCGTCGCAGATGTCATGAAGATGGTGAAAGACAACGAAGTCAAGTTTGTTGACTTCCGTTTCACCGATACCCGTGGCCAAGAACAGCACGTGACTGTGCCCGTTTCGCATTTTGATGAAGACAAGTTCAGCTCCGGCCATGCCTTTGACGGTTCTTCCATCGCTGGCTGGAAGGGTATTGAAGCTTCGGACATGCAACTCATGCCCGACCCGAACACCGCCAACATCGACCCGTTCTTCGAAGAAACCACGCTGTTCCTGAGCTGCGATGTGGTCGAGCCAGGTGACGGCAAGGCCTACGACCGCGACCCGCGGTCCATCGCACGCCGCGCAGAAGCCTACCTGAAGGCGTCTGGCATTGGTGACACCGCCTTCTTTGGTCCAGAACCAGAATTCTTCATTTTTGACAATGTCCGTTGGAACACCGACATGTCGGGCACCTTCTTCAAGATTGAAGAATACGAAGCCCCCTGGAATTCCGGTGCCAAGCTCGAAGGCGGCAACCGTGGTCACCGTCCCACCGTCAAGGGTGGTTACTTCCCGGTGCCTCCGATTGACAGCACCCAAGACATGCGCGCCGAAATGGTGCTCATCCTTGAATCGCTGGGCATCCCGGTCGAAGTGTTCCACCACGAAGTGGCTGGCGCTGGTCAGAACGAAATTGGTACCAAGTTCAGCACCCTGGTTGAGCGCGCTGACTGGACACAAGTTCTGAAGTATGTGGTGCAAAACGTGGCCAATGCCTACGGCAAGACCGCCACCTTCATGCCCAAGCCCATCGTGGGTGACAACGGCTCGGGCATGCACGTGCACCAGTCGATCTGGAAAGACGGCAAGAACCTGTTTGCCGGTGACGGTTATGCCGGTTTGAGCGATTTCGCCCTGTACTACATCGGCGGCATCATCAAACATGCCCGCGCACTGAACGCGATCACCAACCCCGGTACCAACAGCTACAAGCGTCTGGTTCCTGGTTTTGAGGCGCCGGTGAAATTGGCTTACTCGGCCAAAAACCGTTCTGCATCGATCCGTATTCCGTTTGTCGCGAACCCGAAGGGCCGCCGTATCGAAGCCCGCTTCCCCGATCCGTTGATGAACCCGTACCTGGGTTTCTCGGCCTTGATGATGGCGGGTCTGGACGGTGTGGAAAACAAGATCCATCCTGGCGAAGCCGCCACCAAGGATCTGTACCACCTGCCGCCCGAAGAAAACGCACTGATCCCGACCGTTTGCCACAGTTTGGACCAGGCGCTGGAATGCCTCGATGCAGACCGCAGCTTCCTGACCAAGGGTGGAGTGTTCACTGACAGCATGCTCGATGCCTACATCGAACTCAAGATGACTGAAGTCACACGTCTGCGTATGGCGACCCACCCGATCGAGTTCGACATGTATTACTCGCTGTAA